One segment of Bradyrhizobium sp. WD16 DNA contains the following:
- a CDS encoding esterase-like activity of phytase family protein — MTRTVHHAGVWPLGGRVLRGLVVALGVSLVCASTAPWAQAQSVAIDARRLAITVNARPVPHFAQRDPSRLRFGALEYAGGVSLTSSFGRFGGLSGLKLDARGERFTAVSDKGTWFAGRIVYQAGRIVGVSDVETAPIRGPDGRPITAHGWFDAESLTFDGSIAYVGLERVNQILRFADFGRDGIEAKGEAVGGVPASLRRLPYNKGLETLVFVPRGAPLGGTLIAISERGLDASGNIMGFLIGGPTPGAFTVRRSDGYDISDAALLPGGDLLLLERKFSLLNGVGIRIRRIALAAIAPGAVSDGVALFEADLGNEIDNFEGLATHRNAAGDIILTLVSDDNFSPIQRTLLLQFRLIEP; from the coding sequence GTGACTCGCACCGTCCATCATGCTGGGGTCTGGCCGCTCGGCGGGCGCGTTCTGCGCGGGCTTGTCGTCGCCCTTGGCGTCTCGCTCGTCTGCGCCTCGACGGCGCCGTGGGCGCAGGCGCAGAGCGTCGCGATTGACGCGCGGCGGCTTGCCATCACGGTCAACGCCCGGCCGGTTCCCCATTTTGCCCAGCGCGATCCGTCGCGGCTGCGCTTCGGCGCGCTGGAATATGCCGGCGGCGTCAGTCTGACCTCGTCTTTCGGCCGCTTCGGCGGTCTGTCCGGCCTGAAGCTCGATGCCAGAGGCGAGCGCTTCACCGCGGTCAGCGACAAGGGCACATGGTTCGCCGGCCGCATCGTCTATCAGGCGGGCCGGATCGTCGGCGTCAGCGACGTCGAGACGGCGCCGATCCGCGGGCCGGACGGGCGGCCGATCACGGCCCATGGCTGGTTCGATGCCGAATCCCTGACCTTCGACGGCAGCATCGCCTATGTCGGGCTCGAGCGGGTCAACCAGATCCTGCGCTTTGCCGATTTCGGCCGCGACGGCATCGAGGCGAAGGGCGAAGCGGTTGGCGGTGTGCCGGCGTCACTGCGCCGGCTGCCCTATAACAAGGGACTGGAGACGCTGGTCTTCGTGCCGCGCGGCGCGCCGCTCGGTGGCACGTTGATCGCGATCTCTGAGCGCGGGCTCGACGCCTCCGGCAACATCATGGGATTCCTGATCGGCGGGCCGACCCCCGGCGCTTTCACGGTTCGCCGCAGCGACGGCTATGACATCAGCGATGCCGCACTGCTGCCCGGCGGCGACCTGTTGCTGCTGGAGCGTAAGTTCTCGTTGCTCAACGGCGTCGGCATCCGCATCCGGCGTATCGCTCTTGCCGCCATTGCCCCGGGCGCCGTGTCCGACGGCGTGGCCCTGTTCGAGGCCGATCTCGGCAACGAGATCGATAATTTCGAAGGGCTAGCGACCCATCGCAATGCCGCCGGCGACATTATCCTGACATTGGTGTCGGACGACAATTTCTCGCCGATCCAGCGTACGCTGCTGCTGCAGTTCCGGCTGATCGAGCCGTAA
- the rpmB gene encoding 50S ribosomal protein L28 has product MSRRCELTAKAPQVGHKVSHSNIKTKRRFLPNLCNVTLISDALGRSVRLKVSTNALKSVDHRGGLDAFLLKAKADELSPRALVLKRQIQKKLQATG; this is encoded by the coding sequence ATGTCCCGGCGCTGTGAACTGACCGCAAAAGCTCCTCAGGTGGGTCACAAGGTGAGCCACTCGAACATCAAGACCAAGCGCCGGTTCCTGCCGAATCTGTGCAACGTCACGCTGATCTCGGACGCGCTTGGCCGCTCGGTGCGGCTGAAGGTCTCGACCAATGCGCTCAAGAGCGTCGATCATCGCGGCGGCCTCGATGCCTTCCTGCTCAAGGCCAAGGCCGACGAATTGTCGCCGCGCGCGCTGGTGCTCAAGCGCCAGATCCAGAAGAAGCTGCAGGCGACCGGCTGA
- a CDS encoding DUF3108 domain-containing protein codes for MEFGSNGAGWRRLAPTSALVVLSVATLGIATTDPVQAQGRLDARYEASLAGIPVGKGSWVIDIGDDQYSATAVGGSAGLLKAFSGGHGTSASQGRIVNGQLVPSSYQAMIAYDSKAKEVIRVVLAAGNVKESSIDPQPQPQPDRIPVTDVHRKGVTDPMTGSLLRASGNGDPLTPDACKTTTPVFDGRMRYDLRLEFKRMDRAKTKGYQGPVVVCAIYFAPLAGYVPDRAAIKYLIAQRDMEVWMAPIAGTRVLVPLKVLVPTPIGMAALEATQFVSTAAVRTTAKTQ; via the coding sequence GTGGAATTTGGATCGAACGGAGCCGGTTGGCGGCGGCTGGCGCCGACGTCGGCATTGGTGGTGCTCTCGGTGGCGACGCTCGGCATCGCCACGACCGATCCCGTGCAGGCCCAGGGCCGGCTCGATGCCCGCTACGAGGCGTCGCTCGCCGGCATTCCGGTGGGCAAGGGAAGCTGGGTCATCGACATCGGCGACGACCAGTATTCGGCAACCGCGGTTGGTGGATCGGCCGGCCTGCTCAAGGCTTTCTCCGGCGGTCACGGCACCAGCGCGTCCCAGGGCCGCATCGTCAATGGTCAGTTGGTGCCGTCGAGCTATCAGGCCATGATCGCCTATGACAGCAAGGCGAAGGAAGTCATTCGAGTCGTGCTGGCTGCCGGCAATGTCAAGGAATCGAGCATCGATCCGCAGCCGCAGCCGCAGCCCGATCGCATTCCGGTGACCGACGTGCATCGCAAGGGCGTCACCGATCCGATGACCGGCTCGCTCCTGCGCGCCAGCGGCAATGGCGATCCGCTGACGCCGGACGCCTGCAAGACGACGACCCCGGTGTTCGACGGCCGGATGCGCTATGATCTGCGGCTCGAATTCAAGCGCATGGATCGCGCCAAGACCAAGGGCTACCAGGGCCCGGTCGTCGTCTGCGCGATCTATTTCGCTCCGCTGGCGGGCTATGTACCGGACCGCGCCGCCATCAAATACCTGATCGCCCAGCGCGACATGGAGGTCTGGATGGCGCCGATCGCCGGAACGCGCGTGCTGGTCCCGCTCAAGGTGCTGGTGCCGACACCGATCGGTATGGCCGCCCTGGAAGCCACCCAATTCGTGTCGACGGCCGCGGTCCGCACCACGGCCAAGACCCAGTGA